The DNA segment TCAAAAAACTGTGGCCTTGATCGTGGCTTATGCGTCGCAGCCTCAGCATGCCACTGTTGCCGATCCTGATCGCGCTTGCACTCGCGCTGCTCGCTCCGCTGCGCGCGCAGCCACTCGCGGCCGGCGCGCCGACGGGGGTTCGAGCGGCGGCGCAGGACGAGCTGCGCGCGTTGCTCGAGTCGGGCGCGCTTGCTGACCTGCGCTGGCCCAACTTCACCGACGTTCGCGACGACGCGGGCAGGTTCTACGCGGCCGGCGGCTATTCCCTGGCATGGATGAGCGGCGGGCGGCCGACTCCGCAGGCGCTTGCGATGGTCGCGCTCTTCAAGCAGGCTGCGCTCAAGGGACTTAATCCGGAAGACTACGACGCCTCGCGATGGGACGCGCGGACAGCCCGGCTGGGGCGGCCGGAGGGAACCGACGGCGCACATTTCGATTTGGCGCTGACGGTGTGCGCGATGCGCTACATCGCAGCGCTGCGCATCGGGCGGGTAAATCCGCGCCACTTCAGGTTCGGCCCGGTCGGGCCCAAGCATGACGACCTGCCCCATCTGCTGCGCAACTCGATCCTCAACGCGCCGGATGTCGGCGCGGCGCTCGCGATGGTCGAGCCGCGATACGCCGGTTACCGGCGCGCGGAGGCGGCGCTCGCAACGTACATGAAGCTCGCGCAGGAGGGCGACGCGCCGCCGATTCCGATTCCCGCAAAACCGGTCCGCCCGGGCGACTCGTATCCTGCGCTGGCGCGCCTCGTAGGGCGCCTGCGCCAGCTCGGCGACCTGTCTCCAGCCGGCGCCGCGGCCGCGCCTGCCGCAGCGTACGACGGCGAAGTGGTGGCCGCGGTGAGACATTTCCAGCGCCGCCACGGTCTCGATGTTGACGGCCTGCTCGGCCCGCATACCGCGGCCGAGCTGGACAAGCCGCTCAGCCTGCGCGTGCGCCAGCTGCAATACACGCTGGAGCGCTACCGATGGATTCCACGCAGCTTTCCGCAGCCCCCGATCGTGGTCAACATCCCGGAGTTCCGGCTGCGCACGATGCGTCGGCAGCCGGCCTATTTCCTGTCGATGAAGGTGGTGGTCGGCAAGGCCTACGGCCATCACACGCCCGTGTTCGCCGACTACATGCGCTACTTGATCTTCCGTCCGTACTGGAACGTGCCGCTGTCGATCCAGCGTGCCGAGTTGGTGGCGAAAATCAGGAGCGACCCCGATTACCTCGCCGAGCACGATTACGAAGTGATCGACGGCGACGGACAGGTAATCACCGATGGTCCGGTTGACGGCGATATTCTCAGCGCGCTGCGCTCGGGCACGCTCAGGATTCGCCAGAAGCCGGGGCCCGAAAACTCGCTCGGCCTGGTCAAGTTCATTTTCCCCAACAATTACAACGTCTATCTGCACGGCACCCCGGCGACCGAACTGTTCGAGCACGCGCGGCGCGACTTCAGCCACGGATGTATTCGGGTCGAGCATCCGGCGGCGCTCGCCGCATGGGTCCTGCGCGACCGTCCAGAGTGGAGCGAGGCGCGGATCCGCGCTGCGATGAACGGCGCGCAGACCTTGCAGGTGAACCTCACCAAGCCGATCCCGGTGCTCATCCTCTACAGCACGGCGGTCGTCGAGCCCGGCGGCGAAGTCCACTTCTTCGACGACATCTACGGCTACGACGACGACCTCGAACGCGCGCTGGCGACCGGCTATCCGTATCCGGGCTGAAGCCCGCGCCGCACGCGGGACACAAGCCGCGCTTGCCCCCAGCGCGGGGCGTTGGCTAGCCTGCTTGGGTCGTGAAACTCAGAAGAAAATTGATCGTTGCGGCGGCCCTGCTCGTGGCCGTCTTCGTGATTGGCGGCCCGGCGGCGCACGCGGCCGCCGCCGCCGCCGCCGTACGCACCAACATCGACGTCGATTGCCGCTGCACCGATCCGGTGGGCAAAAGCCTGTGCACGGCCTTCAAGCAGAAGGTGCACGATTCGGTCGGCTATGAGCTGGTCGGGGACACCGGCGGCTTCGGCGTGGGCGTGCACTTCTCCTGCGTCGACATCTGGCAAGGCATTGACAACCAGCTTGTCGGCCGGATGTCGGCGGTGTCGGTGGCGTTCACGATTTATTCCGACAAGCTGCCGGGCGAAGTTTACGAGGACGCCTCGGTCTTCCGCGTCGGCAGGGACGCGGTGCCCGAGATGTCGGGGCAGATCCTCGCCGCGCTCGGCCAGATCATCAATACCAACGCGAAGTTCTTCGACAGTATGCGCGCCGTCGCAGGCGCCGGCGCGGCGCCTTCGGCCGCAACCTCGCCATAAGCGCGGCGTAGGGCGCATGCGCGGCCCGACGGATGGGCCGGGAACGGGATCCGACGCGGAGGAATCGCAAGCATGAGCGGCAACGAACTCGTTTGGCTCGACGCGACCGCGCAGGCCGAGCTGGTCGCAAAAGGCGCCATCAGCGCGGCGGAACTGGTCGAGGCCGCGATCGAACGGATCGAGCGGCTCAACCCCCAGCTCAACTGCGTCATCTACCCGCGTTACGACAAGGCGCGCGCCGACACACGCGAGTTCGCGCGGCGTGCGACGGCGCCGCTGGGCGGCGTGCCGTTTCTGATGAAGGATCTGAATCAGACGATCGCCGGCGAGCCGTTCAGTTGGGGATGGAAGCCGCTGCGCGAGGCCGCCCTTACGGCGGGCGGGACCACCTACGTCGCAGCCAAGTTCCTCGACGCGGGCCTCGTCGCGCTCGGCCAGACCACGGCGCCCGAATGGGGCGCGACGCTCTCGACCGAGAGCCGCGCGTGGGGCGCCACACGCAATCCGTGGGACCCCGGCCGTAGCGCCGGCGGCTCCAGTGGCGGCGCGGCCGTGGCGGTCGCCTCCGGGATGGTGCCGATCGCGCATGGCAATGACGCCGGCGGCTCGGTGCGTATCCCGGCCTCCTTCTGCGGGCTGGTCGGGCTCAAGCCGTCGCGCGGGCGAACCTCGCTCGGCCCTGATCACGGCGAGTTCTGGCACGGGCTGTGTGAGGAGGGCGCGCTGGTGCGCTCGGTGCGCGACGCCGCCGCCGCGCTCGATGTTATCCAAGGCTACATGCCGGGCGATCCGTGGACCGCGCCGCCGCCCGCGCGTCCGTATCGCGACGAGGTCGGCCGCGCGCCCGGCCGCCTGCGAATCGGCTTCATGGACCGCGCACCCAATTACCATCCGGGGCTCCATCCCGAATGCGCGGCCGCCGTGCGCGCCGCGGCGCGCCTGCTCGAAGCGCTCGGCCATGCGGTCGAGGCAAACTTCCCGGCCGCGCTCGACGACCCGCGCATCAACTCCGCCTTCGGCAAGGTCGTTGCCGGCGGCGAGGCGAAGCTGGCGGCCGAATGCGAGAAGCTGCTCGCTCGCGCGCTCGGCCCCGACGACTTCGAGGAGTGGACCTGGTTTCTCGTCGAGCGCGGGCGGCGGATGAGCGCGGCGAGCTACCTGCTCGCTTGCGAATGGTTCAACGAATTCTCGCGTGCGGTGGCCGGATGGTGGGCGGGCGGCTTCGACGTGCTGGTGACGCCGACCCTGGCCCAGCCTGCGCCGCCGCTGGGCATCTTCAAGCTGCGCGCGGGCGAGGAGCCGCGCGCGATCGGCAAGCGGCTCAACGAGGTGAGCCCGTTTACTCCGCCGTGGAACATCGCGGGCTTGCCAGCGCTCTCGTTGCCGCTGCACATGACGGCGGACGGGCTGCCGGTCGGGGTGCAGTTCGTCGCCGCCTACGGGCGCGAGGATTTGCTGATACGGCTTGCCGCACAGCTCGAGCAAGCCGCGCCGTGGGCGGATCGCCGCCCCCGCGTGCACGCCTAAGGCGGCAGCGCTCGGCGCCTGCTGAAACCGCGGCGGGCGGATGATAGGTTGGACTGCGCGTGCAGCCGCTGCTCGAAGTCAAGGATCTGCGGACCTCGTTCTTCACCGACGCCGGCGAGGTCCGCGTGGTGGACGGCGTGAGTTTCGCGGTTGCGCCGGGCAAGCTGATGGGCCTGGTCGGGGAGTCGGGCTCGGGCAAGACCGTCAGTGTGCTTTCGATCATGCGGCTTCTGCCCGAGCGCGGGCGGGTGGTCGGCGGCGCGGTGATGTTCGAGGGGCGCGACTTGCTCAAGCTGAGCGAGGCCGAGATGCGCGCGGTGCGCGGCGCGAAGATCGCGATGATCTTCCAGGAGCCGATGACTTCGCTCAACCCGGTGTTCACCATCGGCAGTCAGATCGGCGAGGCCGTCCGGCTCCATCAGCACACCTCGCGCCACGAGACGCTGGCGCGCACGATCGAGGCGCTGCGGATGGTCGGGATCGCCGACCCCGAGCGGCGCGTCAACGACTATCCGCATCAGCTCTCGGGCGGGATGCGCCAACGGGTGATGATCGCGATGGCGCTCGCGTGCAATCCGCGAGTGCTGATCGCCGACGAGCCGACCACCGCGCTCGACGTCACGATCCAGGCGCAGATTCTCGACCTTATCCACGAGCTCCAGGAGCGGCTGAAGCTCGCCGTGATCCTGGTCACCCACGACCTCGGAATCGTCGCCCAGTACGCCGACGACGTCACCATCCTGTACGCCGCGCGCGTGATGGAGCAGGCGGCGGCGCGCGAGCTGTTTCACAATCCGCTCAACCCCTACACCCGCGGGCTGCTCGACTCGATCCCGGGCGTCGGCGGCCAGCGCCATCGCCGGCTGCGCGCGATCCCGGGCACGATTCCGAGCGCGTCCAATCCGCCCTCCGGATGCCGGTTCCATCCGCGCTGCCCGCTCGCCATCGACGAATGCGCGCGGGTGGTGCCGCCGCTGGAGCCCAAGGCCCCCAACCATCTGGTCGCCTGCATCCGTGTCTGACGCCGTGCAAGCAGCCGCGCCGCTCGCCGCGCCCGCGGCGGGCGAAACCCTGGTCAGGACCGAGGGCCTGCGCAAGGAGTTTCCCGCCGGCTCGCTCGATCTGCTCGGGCGCAAGCGGCTGGTGGTGCGCGCGGTGGACGGCGTCGATCTGGCGATCCATGCGGGTGAGACGCTGGGGCTGGTGGGCGAGTCGGGCTCGGGCAAGTCAACGCTGGGGCGGCTCATCCTCAAGCTCATCGAGCCGACCGCCGGGCGTGTGATCTTCGACGGGCGCGATCTCGCCACGCTCTCGCGGCGCGAGCTGCGCGCGCTGCGGCGCGAGATGCAGGTTGTCTTCCAGGATCCCTACGCGTCGCTCAACCCGCGCATGCGCGTGCGCGCGATCGTCGGCGAGGGAATCGAAATCCATCGCCTGGCCCGCGGACGCGAAAAGGAGGAGCGCATCGTGGCCCTGCTCGAGATGGTCGGCCTGGGCGCCGACGCCCTCGACCGCTATCCGCATGAGTTCTCGGGCGGCCAGCGCCAGCGGATCGGGGTGGCGCGCGCGCTGGCGGTTAACCCGCGCTTTTTGGTGCTCGACGAGCCGGTCTCCGCGCTCGACGTTTCGATCCAGGCG comes from the Candidatus Binataceae bacterium genome and includes:
- a CDS encoding L,D-transpeptidase family protein; this translates as MPLLPILIALALALLAPLRAQPLAAGAPTGVRAAAQDELRALLESGALADLRWPNFTDVRDDAGRFYAAGGYSLAWMSGGRPTPQALAMVALFKQAALKGLNPEDYDASRWDARTARLGRPEGTDGAHFDLALTVCAMRYIAALRIGRVNPRHFRFGPVGPKHDDLPHLLRNSILNAPDVGAALAMVEPRYAGYRRAEAALATYMKLAQEGDAPPIPIPAKPVRPGDSYPALARLVGRLRQLGDLSPAGAAAAPAAAYDGEVVAAVRHFQRRHGLDVDGLLGPHTAAELDKPLSLRVRQLQYTLERYRWIPRSFPQPPIVVNIPEFRLRTMRRQPAYFLSMKVVVGKAYGHHTPVFADYMRYLIFRPYWNVPLSIQRAELVAKIRSDPDYLAEHDYEVIDGDGQVITDGPVDGDILSALRSGTLRIRQKPGPENSLGLVKFIFPNNYNVYLHGTPATELFEHARRDFSHGCIRVEHPAALAAWVLRDRPEWSEARIRAAMNGAQTLQVNLTKPIPVLILYSTAVVEPGGEVHFFDDIYGYDDDLERALATGYPYPG
- a CDS encoding amidase — its product is MSGNELVWLDATAQAELVAKGAISAAELVEAAIERIERLNPQLNCVIYPRYDKARADTREFARRATAPLGGVPFLMKDLNQTIAGEPFSWGWKPLREAALTAGGTTYVAAKFLDAGLVALGQTTAPEWGATLSTESRAWGATRNPWDPGRSAGGSSGGAAVAVASGMVPIAHGNDAGGSVRIPASFCGLVGLKPSRGRTSLGPDHGEFWHGLCEEGALVRSVRDAAAALDVIQGYMPGDPWTAPPPARPYRDEVGRAPGRLRIGFMDRAPNYHPGLHPECAAAVRAAARLLEALGHAVEANFPAALDDPRINSAFGKVVAGGEAKLAAECEKLLARALGPDDFEEWTWFLVERGRRMSAASYLLACEWFNEFSRAVAGWWAGGFDVLVTPTLAQPAPPLGIFKLRAGEEPRAIGKRLNEVSPFTPPWNIAGLPALSLPLHMTADGLPVGVQFVAAYGREDLLIRLAAQLEQAAPWADRRPRVHA
- a CDS encoding ABC transporter ATP-binding protein, with protein sequence MQPLLEVKDLRTSFFTDAGEVRVVDGVSFAVAPGKLMGLVGESGSGKTVSVLSIMRLLPERGRVVGGAVMFEGRDLLKLSEAEMRAVRGAKIAMIFQEPMTSLNPVFTIGSQIGEAVRLHQHTSRHETLARTIEALRMVGIADPERRVNDYPHQLSGGMRQRVMIAMALACNPRVLIADEPTTALDVTIQAQILDLIHELQERLKLAVILVTHDLGIVAQYADDVTILYAARVMEQAAARELFHNPLNPYTRGLLDSIPGVGGQRHRRLRAIPGTIPSASNPPSGCRFHPRCPLAIDECARVVPPLEPKAPNHLVACIRV
- a CDS encoding ABC transporter ATP-binding protein, whose protein sequence is MSDAVQAAAPLAAPAAGETLVRTEGLRKEFPAGSLDLLGRKRLVVRAVDGVDLAIHAGETLGLVGESGSGKSTLGRLILKLIEPTAGRVIFDGRDLATLSRRELRALRREMQVVFQDPYASLNPRMRVRAIVGEGIEIHRLARGREKEERIVALLEMVGLGADALDRYPHEFSGGQRQRIGVARALAVNPRFLVLDEPVSALDVSIQAQIINLLQDLQERLHLTYLFIAHDLRVVEHISRRTAIMYLGKIVELADRDEIYANPRHPYTRALLSAIPTLEGAAIGERIKLPGEMPSPLNPPPGCSFHPRCPYAKDICRSVEPRLETGRGGHAVACHVFPAP